The Streptococcus pluranimalium genome contains a region encoding:
- a CDS encoding LURP-one-related/scramblase family protein — MSDDLGLPSYQVEGSFLKIPKIFTISDMQGQEVSRIEKKPICFLPQFEVILADGTSFTIKKALTFLKSRYHVQGLDMTVKGNIWDWDFSLQKGGHEIATISQNLSYLTFTYTVDIYDKAYSDLVISLVIAIDYVKEQNTAQSSSGSV; from the coding sequence ATCTCTGATGACCTAGGTTTGCCAAGCTATCAAGTTGAAGGATCCTTTCTCAAAATCCCCAAAATATTTACGATATCAGATATGCAGGGTCAAGAAGTCAGTCGAATTGAAAAGAAACCGATTTGCTTTTTACCGCAATTTGAGGTTATCTTAGCAGATGGTACTAGCTTTACGATCAAGAAGGCATTGACTTTCTTGAAATCCCGTTATCATGTCCAAGGTTTGGACATGACTGTCAAAGGAAATATCTGGGATTGGGATTTTAGCTTACAAAAAGGTGGCCATGAGATTGCTACTATTAGCCAAAATTTAAGTTACCTAACTTTTACTTACACTGTGGACATCTACGATAAAGCTTATAGCGACCTAGTTATTTCTTTAGTGATTGCCATTGATTATGTCAAAGAACAAAATACAGCCCAATCATCATCTGGTTCTGTCTAA